The genomic stretch ATACAATACTTAACATTTCAATGAAACAACAAATATTTTTCTCTTCTCAACAAATCAGCATAAGCAGCAACATCAGCCAAATTTCAGCGAAACAAACAGGTCAGGTCAAAATGACCATGGCTCCGTTTCTGCAGAAAATGCCTCGCCATGTGCTCCATGAAACCGCAGAATCGTCCAATCAGGCCTGCATTCATTGAGAATAAGTAGGCCACATGAGTACATGACAGTCTTGGTAATGCTAAGCAGCAAAAAGGTCTAATTTATTTCAAAGATCATGGGAACACTGATTAAACTATACTATTTTTTGCAAACAAGTGTGTAGAGTTTGGTAAATGGCACATGGAAAGGAAGCCAGTACCTTGTTTGCAATGTTGCTGGAGAGCCAGTCAAGACCCTCGTACAAACCTTCTCCTGTAGTAGCACAAGTGCTCTGGATATACCTACAAGTCACATTAAAATACAGCAGATTAAAAATACTTGGTCCACAAAGAATATGCTAACATACATAAAGAAATATATTTAGTTAGGAAAAGCTTTATACGGAAGAATACCAAGAGTTGTATGAAACTGACAAGTTAAAAATGAAAGATACAGAGAATAGGATGGACAATGCAACCATAAAACTAAAATTTAGTATATGATGGTTGCCAGGACAAATGGATTGTGTAAGAGTCTGACAAGTGAAACAAATCAACAATATCTTACCAGTGGCGTTGGCGCAAGGAATGGAGACCAAGCTTATCGGTGATCTCAGCAGCATTCATTGCATTTGGCAGATCTTGCTTGTTAGCAAAAACGAGCAAGACAGCATCCCTCAACTCATCCTGCCAGTGACATGTGGATGAATGCTCAAAACTTGTACCCCAAAAAAGACAATTattctaagagagttttatgtaTGCAGCTTAGTCCAAATGTCACTGGAACCAGAATCAGAATAATGAGCACCTAAATACAGCCAAACTCATTAACCATATGGAAAAGATCTTTCTACAGGTTATACAAATACAGTAGTTCCAGAAAACAAATCTCAAGATGTACAACCAGCCATTTCAGGTTGAATGTATTTCAGATGTACAGACATGTTCATGTGTATACTCCTCTGCTAAATCAGTTATATGATATTGGAAACTTAGATGTTAACCACCCGATTGTGGCaatctttatatatataaaaatcttCAAAGGTAATTCTGGCAGCAAAAATTATTATGTTTCCCATAAGTCAGACTGAGAAAATTTCATTCCATGCTGTGGTACTGATACCAAGCAGTTATTTAGACTCTTAGGAATTCTCACATCGCAAACTTAAATTCAATTCATTACACACAAGTACACACCATTTGGCATGTTCAAATTGATCAAAGCATCATTCTGAACATTGCTGGAAGAGAACgctttgaaattcaaaattatAAATCACAGTCCATGTAAATTAGAAATGACAGCACATTATTGAACATGCAACAAATATAACAAGAAACATGAACACAATTAATATACCTCGTTCAGCATCCTGTGGAGCTCATCCCTTGCCTCAACAACACGATCTCTgtcattgctatcaacaacaaaGATAAGGCCTTGGGTGTTCTGGAAATAGTGCCTCCACAATGGCCTGATCTGGGGTTGAAAAAAATAATGTTGTGAGTTAAAAGTCTCTTAAACCTGAATACAATTAGATTTATTATCAGATGTTTTGAACGATCTTTCTGGTA from Sorghum bicolor cultivar BTx623 chromosome 3, Sorghum_bicolor_NCBIv3, whole genome shotgun sequence encodes the following:
- the LOC8085833 gene encoding ADP-ribosylation factor 2, coding for MGLSFTKLFSRLFAKKEMRILMVGLDAAGKTTILYKLKLGEIVTTIPTIGFNVETVEYKNISFTVWDVGGQDKIRPLWRHYFQNTQGLIFVVDSNDRDRVVEARDELHRMLNEDELRDAVLLVFANKQDLPNAMNAAEITDKLGLHSLRQRHWYIQSTCATTGEGLYEGLDWLSSNIANKA